Genomic window (bacterium):
GACGGAAAAAAGCTGAAAAGAATTTGGCACCGATTTGCCGGCAGTGATGACATGCAATCCACGAAAGGCGGATTTATAGATGAGGTCTCCAGGTTCGCCTTCGCCCAGCAACAGCTCGGTCAATCCGTTCTCCCGAGGGCAGTTGAACCGTTCGTGAATCGTGGGCCGGTGGACATCGCCGTCGATGAGCAGATAAAAGTTGTGCGAAGACATGGAGGCGGTGATGGACAGAAAGGAGGCCACCGTGGTTTTGCCCTCCCCGGCAGTGGCGCTGGTCACATAGACCACTTTGCCGAACTGGCCGTTATTGATCCGTGTGATGCGATGGAAAAGACGGTAAAAGTCGGCGAAGTAGGCGGAATGTTCCGTAAAGGTGTTTGCAGCGATGGTTTTGGCAACATTTTTCATACAGGGATCCTTGTCTCCTTTTCCGCTGGTCCGAATGGCGGACCCGTCACTGAACCGTTTTATTCTTTCAGCAGCCGTGCGCGCATTTTTTCATGTTTTTTGACCAGCGGGGTGATCCTGGGAATCGTCGCCAGCACCGGCACTCCGAGAAATCTGGGCACATCCTCCACCCGGCGGATGGAAGCATCCAGGGTTTCCAGGCCAAACACCGCGGCCATGGACAACGCAAGCCCGACAAAGCCGGCGATCAGCATGATGCGGCTGCGGATGGGCCGGACGCGCTCCAGCGGCTGCATCGGCGGCGTGATCACCTTGTATTTAAGCTGGGCCTCGCTGATCTGCGCGGATTCGCGGATCTGAGTGCCGCGCAGTTGCTGGGCCATTAGGTCATAGATCTCCCGATTGATGCGAACCTCGCGCTCCAATCGTTCTCGCATCACATCTTTGGATGGCGCCTCCCGCAGTGTGGATTGATGCTCGTGAATAATGGCCGAGAGCATGGAACGATTTTCGCGAATCAACTGAACTTCCAGCTC
Coding sequences:
- a CDS encoding CpsD/CapB family tyrosine-protein kinase; the encoded protein is MKNVAKTIAANTFTEHSAYFADFYRLFHRITRINNGQFGKVVYVTSATAGEGKTTVASFLSITASMSSHNFYLLIDGDVHRPTIHERFNCPRENGLTELLLGEGEPGDLIYKSAFRGLHVITAGKSVPNSFQLFSVERTRELLAEMRRYYEIIVIDGPPLLPVSDSLKLAQVADGTILVVKAGQTPREVAAHAVAILKEADLPLWGVVLNDTGEVLPYYYQPKYYDAHYYQKAKEEAQ